One part of the Rutidosis leptorrhynchoides isolate AG116_Rl617_1_P2 chromosome 1, CSIRO_AGI_Rlap_v1, whole genome shotgun sequence genome encodes these proteins:
- the LOC139903263 gene encoding uncharacterized protein gives MKAYISDLPVLTSPDKGETLYVYLAASKESISAVLITERAQSQLPIYFVSRMLQGAKVNYPELEKLTLALVHTARKLRRYFQTHPIIVLTNKPIRQVLMKPEKSRRMAKWAIELGEHDIEFQVRKSIKGQVLADFIAETIEEEEMPSTQIIVPQIEYEEWKLFMDGASSSDGSGAGLMLVSPEGKEFTYALRFEFSTTNNEAEYEALLAGLRLARELNIQHLRGFIDSQLVANQVTGTFEARSPTIQQYLAKAKELIE, from the coding sequence ATGAAGGCATATATTTCAGACCTCCCAGTGTTAACCTCTCCAGACAAAGGGGAAACCCTATATGTCTACTTAGCAGCATCAAAAGAAAGTATCAGTGCTGTACTGATCACAGAAAGAGCACAAAGCCAACTTCCCATATACTTTGTTAGTAGAATGCTCCAAGGGGCCAAAGTCAACTACCCAGAGCTAGAAAAACTAACACTGGCGCTAGTACACACTGCACGAAAGCTTCGAAGGTATTTTCAGACACACCCAATCATCGTTTTAACAAATAAACCGATTCGACAAGTGCTTATGAAGCCAGAAAAATCAAGAAGAATGGccaaatgggccatcgagttgggcgAGCATGACATAGAATTTCAAGTGAGAAAATCAATCAAAGGACAAGTCCTGGCTGATTTCATAGCCGAAacaattgaagaagaagaaatgcCTTCCACACAAATCATTGTCCCGCAAATCGAGTATGAAGAATGGAAGTTATTTATGGACGGAGCCTCAAGCTCTGATGGCTCAGGGGCAGGACTCATGTTAGTAAGCCCCGAAGGAAAAGAATTCACTTATGCTTTACGCTTCGAGTTCAGTACAACAAATAACGAGGCTGAATACGAAGCCCTGCTTGCAGGACTAAGGCTGGCAAGAGAACTGAACATCCAACATCTCAGAGGATTCATCGATTCTCAACTTGTAGCAAATCAAGTGACAGGGACTTTCGAGGCAAGAAGCCCCACTATTCAACAATACTTGGCAAAAGCAAAAGAGCTCATCGAATAG